The Chaetodon auriga isolate fChaAug3 chromosome 22, fChaAug3.hap1, whole genome shotgun sequence genome contains a region encoding:
- the LOC143314681 gene encoding protein bicaudal D homolog 1-like isoform X4, translated as MAAGGSGCGETVEQCRVEVERLSRELAEANREKIRAAECGLVILEENQTLKQQYADLEAEQEALRLELEQLQEAFGQVYSTQRKVAVDGETNEETLLQESATKEAYYMGRLLELQSELKHSRATASNAQIDKEHLSTLLQELRESNEMLELQRSRMREEIREYKFRESRLLQDYTELEEENISLQKLVSTLKQNQVEYEGLKHEIKVLEEETELLNSQLKDALRLKDISDTQLEEALESVKSEREQKNHLRRELVHHLSMCDVAYTGSAHLTFTSAPPSGNATPTALLSPNAEEPLRCNGHLQGGTGAGTAPGSVPRANGEYRASGRKAEGTLTTDLLSEMNLTEIQKVKQQLMTVEYEKAALMTSLQDSQIQLQHTQGALTKQHEKALRLSQKVIALRRLHRRAHLNQEASQLNHEALMELDRDDEESEEEERAGEDKSETLNKSQVFSYQTPGLEILQCKYRVAVTEVVELKAEVKTLQDRLAQFVEGAAEEKPRGNGQLQKLEMQVSSLEKNCREGQEKVSSLELELQVAKSAASESHGALNAAQDELVTLSEELAQLYHHVCLCNNETPNLVMLDYYRQGRGLRGLSASLKAMSSDNSKVLLTPRLARRLATVASTASTPGESRSPSESPSKDPLSREGGRKEKEGDREGLQVPSEQSLPPCTPPTRSPSISASSSSSSSSSPALEPAGELRREPMNVYNLNAIIRDQVKHLQRAVDRSLQLSRQRAAAREVGPLLDKDKESCVEEILKLKSLLSTKREQIATLRLVLKANKQTAEGALANLKSKYEAEKSMVTDTMMKLRNELKALKEDAATFSSLRAMFATRCDEYVTQLDEMQRQLAAAEDEKKTLNSLLRMAIQQKLALTQRLEDLAFDQEQTHRTRGGRLTRRKTSTPKIVSSLLPQCRSSYPPHS; from the exons GCATTTGGCCAGGTGTACTCCACCCAGCGTAAGGTAGCGGTAGATGGGGAGACCAATGAAGAGACGCTGCTGCAGGAGTCTGCCACCAAGGAAGCCTACTACATGGGCCGCCTCCTGGAGCTCCAATCGGAGCTGAAGCACAGCCGAGCCACCGCCTCCAATGCTCAGATAGACAAGGAACACCTGAGCACactgctgcaggagctgaggGAG AGTAATGAGATGTTGGAGCTGCAGCGCAGCCGAATGCGGGAGGAGATCAGGGAGTACAAGTTTCGAGAGTCACGGCTGCTCCAGGACTATACTGAGCTGGAAGAGGAAAACATCTCTCTCCAGAAACTGGTGTCAACACTCAAACAGAATCAG GTGGAGTATGAAGGGCTGAAACACGAGATCaaggtgctggaggaggaaacagagctcCTCAACAGCCAGTTAAAGGATGCACTGCGTTTGAAGGACATCTCAGATACCCAGCTTGAGGAAGCTCTTGAGTCTGTGAAGAGTGAGCGCGAGCAGAAGAACCACCTGCGCAGGGAGCTGGTCCATCATCTCAGCATGTGTGATGTGGCCTACACTGGCAGTGCCCACCTGACATTCACCTCCGCTCCACCCAGTGGCAATGCCACCCCAACAGCTCTGCTCTCCCCAAATGCAGAAGAGCCATTGAG GTGTAACGGCCACCTCCAGGGAGGGACTGGAGCAGGCACAGCTCCAGGGTCGGTGCCTCGGGCTAATGGAGAGTACCGAGCATCAGGTCGGAAAGCTGAGGGGACGTTGACAACGGATCTGCTCAGTGAGATGAACCTGACAGAAATCCAGaaggtcaaacagcagctgatgaca GTTGAATATGAGAAAGCAGCACTGATGACCAGCCTGCAAGACTCCCAGATTCAGCTCCAGCACACTCAGGGGGCCCTAACCAAGCAGCATGAGAAAGCCCTCCGCCTTAGTCAGAAAGTCATTGCCCTCCGTCGCCTGCATCGAAGGGCCCACCTCAACCAGGAAGCCTCTCAGCTCAACCATGAGGCCCTAATGGAGCTGGACAGGGATGACGAGGagtctgaagaggaagaaagagctgGGGAAGATAAAagtgaaacactgaacaaaagTCAAGTATTTTCATACCAGACACCAGGTCTGGAGATTCTGCAGTGCAAGTACCGTGTGGCTGTGACAGAGGTGGTTGAACTCAAGGCAGAAGTGAAGACTCTTCAGGACAGGCTGGCTCAGTTTGtggagggagcagcagaggagaagccaaGGGGAAACGGTCAGCTCCAGAAGCTGGAAATGCAGGTCTCATCACTGGAGAAGAACTGCCGGGAGGGACAGGAGAAG GTTTCCAGTCTGGAGTTGGAGTTACAGGTAGCAAAGTCAGCAGCCAGTGAGAGCCACGGGGCATTGAATGCAGCTCAGGATGAGTTGGTGACTCTGAGCGAGGAGCTTGCCCAGCTGTACCACCACGTCTGTCTGTGCAACAATGAGACGCCCAACCTCGTCATGCTGGACTACTACAG ACAAGGCAGAGGGCTCAGGGGCCTCAGTGCCAGTCTGAAAGCCATGTCTTCAGACAATAGCAAAGTTCTTCTCACACCACGCCTTGCCAGGCGGCTGGCCACTGTCGCTTCAACAGCCTCAACTCCTGGGGAGTCACGGAGCCCCTCAGAGTCTCCATCCAAGGATCCCTTATCTAGGGAGGGTgggagaaaggagaaggagggggacaGGGAGGGCCTCCAGGTGCCATCTGAACAAAGCCTGCCGCCCTGCACACCTCCTACACGCTCACCCAGCATCAGTGcctcttcatcatcgtcatcatcatcatcacctgccCTGGAACCAGCTGGTGAGCTGCGCAGGGAGCCCATGAACGTCTACAACCTCAACGCCATCATCAGAGACCAG GTGAAGCACCTCCAGCGCGCAGTAGACAGGTCTCTGCAGTTGTCaagacagagagctgcagccagGGAAGTGGGCCCTCTTCTAGACAAGGACAAGGAAAGCTGTGTGGAGGAGATCCTGAAGCTCAAGTCTCTGCTCAGCACCAAGAGAGAGCAGATAGCAACCCTCAGACTGGTGCTGAAGGCTAACAAACAG aCGGCAGAGGGTGCCCTGGCCAACCTGAAGAGTAAGTATGAGGCGGAGAAGTCCATGGTAACTGACACCATGATGAAGctgaggaacgagctgaaggCCCTTAAGGAGGATGCCgccactttctcctctctgcggGCCATGTTTGCCACCAG GTGTGACGAGTATGTAACCCAGCTGGATGAGATGCAGAGGCAgttggctgcagcagaggatgagAAGAAGACTCTGAACTCCCTCCTGCGGATGGCCATCCAGCAGAAACTGGCCCTCACCCAGCGCCTGGAAGATTTGGCCTTCGATCAAGAGCAGACCCATCGTACCCGTGGGGGCAGGCTGACCCGCAGAAAGACCAGCACCCCCAAA